One window of Microbacterium sp. Root61 genomic DNA carries:
- a CDS encoding gamma-glutamyltransferase family protein, whose product MSFTPPASFTSRPTLQGTFGMAASTHWLATASAQAVLERGGNAFDAATAGAFVLHVVEPHLNGPGGDLVGIFATAEAPGTPVVLMGQGPAPAGATIEHFRGEGLDLVPGAGGLAAAIPGAVDAWLTLLRDHGTWELADVLGFAIGYARDGHPQLPQVAATIGRVAALFAEHWPSSAALWMPEGVVPAAGTLVCNPAYAAVLEALIAAGEGAGDRAARIDAARREWSHGLVAREASAFLATPHRHSSGTDHAGVITPEDFASFSAGYETPVTADFRGHTIAKAGAWTQGPALLQTLRILDGYADDELDPSTEGGAHVVLEAIKLALADRDAYYGDADVPLDALLADGYARQRRAQITPAASTEWRPGQLPGRTPFAPRLREDDGTDADLSAVGEPTVAASGQTRGDTCHIDVVDRWGNIIAVTPSGGWLQSSPTIPALGFCLGTRLQMTWLDAAAPSALRPGLRPRTTLTPTLVLKDGRAVIAMGTPGGDQQDQWQVPALLRMLVGGYTPQQAIDAPGFHSTARIDSFWPRTWQPAGAVVEDRLGDEVIAGLERRGHVVARAGVWSLGRLSAVGIDRERGVLWAAANPRGAQGYAAGR is encoded by the coding sequence GTGAGTTTCACGCCGCCCGCGTCCTTCACCTCGCGGCCCACCTTGCAGGGCACCTTCGGGATGGCGGCATCCACCCATTGGCTCGCCACCGCCAGCGCTCAAGCCGTGCTCGAGCGCGGCGGCAACGCGTTCGATGCGGCCACGGCGGGCGCATTCGTGCTGCACGTCGTCGAACCGCACCTCAACGGCCCCGGCGGCGACCTCGTCGGCATCTTCGCCACGGCGGAGGCCCCCGGCACCCCCGTCGTGCTGATGGGTCAGGGCCCGGCACCCGCCGGCGCGACGATCGAGCACTTCCGCGGCGAGGGGCTCGACCTCGTGCCCGGCGCGGGCGGCCTCGCGGCGGCGATCCCCGGCGCGGTCGACGCCTGGCTCACGCTGCTGCGCGACCACGGCACGTGGGAGCTCGCCGACGTGCTCGGCTTCGCCATCGGCTACGCCCGGGACGGCCATCCGCAGCTCCCCCAGGTCGCCGCGACGATCGGACGCGTCGCCGCCCTGTTCGCGGAGCACTGGCCCTCCTCCGCCGCCCTGTGGATGCCGGAGGGCGTCGTTCCGGCAGCCGGCACCCTCGTGTGCAATCCCGCCTACGCGGCCGTCCTGGAGGCGCTCATCGCCGCGGGCGAGGGTGCCGGCGACCGAGCGGCACGCATCGACGCAGCCCGTCGCGAATGGAGCCACGGCCTCGTCGCCCGGGAGGCATCGGCCTTCCTGGCCACGCCGCACCGCCACTCCAGCGGCACCGATCACGCCGGAGTCATCACGCCGGAGGACTTCGCGTCCTTCTCGGCCGGCTACGAGACGCCGGTGACGGCGGACTTCCGCGGGCACACGATCGCCAAGGCCGGCGCATGGACGCAGGGTCCGGCGCTGCTGCAGACGCTGCGGATCCTCGACGGGTACGCCGACGACGAGCTCGACCCGTCGACCGAGGGCGGCGCGCACGTCGTCCTCGAGGCGATCAAGCTCGCCCTGGCCGATCGCGACGCCTACTACGGCGACGCCGACGTGCCGCTGGACGCGCTGCTCGCCGACGGGTACGCCCGACAACGGCGGGCGCAGATCACTCCTGCCGCGTCCACGGAGTGGCGGCCCGGGCAGTTGCCCGGGCGCACCCCGTTCGCCCCGCGGCTGCGCGAAGACGACGGAACGGATGCCGATCTCAGCGCCGTCGGTGAGCCCACGGTCGCGGCATCCGGTCAGACTCGCGGCGACACGTGCCACATCGACGTCGTCGACCGCTGGGGCAACATCATCGCCGTCACGCCCTCTGGCGGCTGGCTGCAGTCCTCCCCCACGATTCCCGCGCTCGGGTTCTGCCTGGGCACGCGCCTGCAGATGACGTGGCTCGACGCCGCGGCTCCCTCCGCGCTGCGCCCCGGACTCCGCCCGCGCACTACGCTCACCCCGACCCTGGTCCTCAAGGACGGTCGCGCCGTCATCGCGATGGGCACGCCCGGCGGCGACCAGCAGGACCAGTGGCAGGTGCCCGCCCTGCTGCGCATGCTCGTCGGCGGCTACACGCCGCAGCAGGCGATCGACGCACCGGGTTTCCACTCCACGGCGCGCATCGACTCGTTCTGGCCGCGCACGTGGCAGCCGGCCGGCGCCGTCGTGGAGGACCGGCTCGGCGACGAGGTCATCGCCGGACTCGAGCGGCGCGGACACGTCGTCGCACGCGCGGGAGTGTGGAGCCTGGGCCGGCTTTCGGCCGTCGGCATCGACCGGGAGCGCGGTGTGCTGTGGGCCGCCGCGAATCCGCGCGGAGCACAGGGCTACGCCGCCGGACGCTGA
- a CDS encoding alpha/beta hydrolase family protein, protein MDADETLERISVALPAGPVEVSAAYGRPDAASVTVAIAHGAGAGYAHPFYVGFARGLRAQGFATLRFNFPHIETGRRMPGPPAHAVRTWAAVSEWTAARAPDDALWASGKSYGGRMASMAAAEGAIAPAGLIYLGYPLHPPGDPSKPRVAHLPDVAGPQLFIEGTRDPFIDPHEQLLEAVASCQDATLEWIEDAAHSFEVKGRKRPADEIGADLAPLVAEFIRARSEA, encoded by the coding sequence ATGGACGCAGACGAGACGCTCGAGCGCATCTCCGTCGCGCTGCCCGCCGGGCCGGTCGAGGTCTCCGCGGCGTACGGCCGCCCGGACGCCGCATCCGTCACCGTCGCCATTGCCCACGGTGCCGGTGCCGGCTACGCGCATCCGTTCTACGTCGGCTTCGCCCGCGGCCTGCGCGCGCAGGGCTTCGCGACGCTGCGCTTCAACTTCCCGCACATCGAGACGGGCAGACGGATGCCGGGACCGCCCGCGCACGCGGTGCGCACGTGGGCTGCGGTGTCAGAGTGGACGGCCGCACGCGCGCCGGACGACGCGCTGTGGGCCTCGGGCAAGTCCTACGGCGGACGGATGGCGTCGATGGCCGCGGCCGAGGGCGCGATCGCGCCCGCCGGCCTGATCTACCTCGGCTATCCGCTGCATCCGCCGGGGGATCCCAGCAAGCCGCGCGTGGCGCATCTTCCCGATGTGGCCGGTCCGCAGCTGTTCATCGAGGGCACGCGCGATCCGTTCATCGACCCGCACGAGCAGCTGCTGGAGGCCGTCGCCTCCTGCCAGGACGCCACCCTCGAGTGGATCGAGGACGCTGCGCACTCGTTCGAGGTGAAGGGCCGCAAGCGCCCCGCGGACGAGATCGGCGCCGACCTCGCTCCGTTGGTCGCCGAATTCATCCGCGCTCGCTCGGAGGCCTAG
- a CDS encoding general stress protein has product MSMMGGRLPPGREIVGPTVASFSKYESAQKAVSALIAGEVPARDIAIVGQGLRSIERVTGRLGYATAARSGAINGLLLGLFFSAIFVLGSPAVSIPVFVGVLFVGIAIGMLLSLVTYSFVRRRRDFASVMQVVADYYEVTVADTSVHRARQILGPNAVAESPAAPAPVVAAPLARPTTTTPTPAPADPAVHEPPRYGERVVPTDDAPTEAPSGDASSPAETPDESDRPA; this is encoded by the coding sequence ATGAGCATGATGGGCGGACGGCTCCCACCGGGCCGAGAGATCGTCGGTCCCACGGTGGCCAGCTTCAGCAAGTACGAATCCGCGCAGAAGGCGGTCTCGGCCCTCATCGCGGGCGAGGTTCCGGCGCGCGACATCGCCATCGTCGGGCAGGGGCTGCGCTCGATCGAGCGCGTGACGGGCCGCCTCGGCTACGCGACCGCGGCACGCTCCGGCGCGATCAACGGTCTGCTGCTCGGACTCTTCTTCTCCGCGATCTTCGTTCTGGGGTCGCCGGCGGTCTCGATCCCCGTGTTCGTGGGGGTGCTGTTCGTCGGCATCGCGATCGGCATGCTCCTGAGCCTGGTGACGTACTCGTTCGTGCGACGCCGTCGTGACTTCGCCTCGGTGATGCAGGTCGTCGCCGACTACTACGAGGTCACCGTGGCCGACACCAGCGTGCACCGCGCCCGGCAGATCCTCGGCCCGAACGCCGTCGCCGAGAGTCCCGCCGCCCCGGCGCCCGTCGTCGCGGCGCCGCTGGCGCGTCCGACCACGACCACGCCCACGCCCGCTCCCGCGGACCCGGCCGTCCATGAGCCGCCGCGCTATGGCGAACGTGTCGTCCCCACTGACGACGCGCCGACCGAGGCGCCGTCCGGCGATGCGTCGAGCCCTGCGGAGACGCCGGACGAGTCCGACCGCCCCGCCTGA
- a CDS encoding magnesium transporter MgtE N-terminal domain-containing protein, with translation MSTQRVFVARLAGCAVFDPAGDRLGKVRDVVVVYRKDDPPRVVGLVVEIPGRRHVFVSIGRVTSIETGQVITTGLINVRRFQERGGEVRVMAELLGRKVYLNDGSGRAVIEDVAIERNRLGEWDIGQLFLRRPKTSASPFAKGPTTFANWTEIREEQVPGEAQSAEQLVASYSELKAADLANTLLDLPEDRLIEVAEELTDDRLADALEEMPEGDQVHILEALGDERAADILDAMEPDDAADLLGQLPEARLEELLDLMEPEEADDVRALLQYGPDTAGGLMTPEPIVLSADATVAEALALIRRHELHPALAAAVFVTLPPYETPTGRLLGTVHFQRMLRYPPHERLGAIIDDTLDPVPAQSSAAGVARMLASYNLVSLPVVDQAHRLVGAVSVDDVLDYLLPEDWRSHDGDDDAPKAPASVPTTTASIPRRR, from the coding sequence GTGAGCACGCAGAGGGTTTTCGTCGCACGCCTGGCCGGCTGCGCGGTCTTCGACCCCGCTGGCGACCGACTCGGCAAGGTCCGGGACGTCGTCGTCGTGTATCGAAAAGACGACCCTCCCCGTGTCGTCGGCCTCGTGGTGGAGATCCCCGGCCGCCGCCACGTGTTCGTCTCGATCGGTCGAGTCACCTCGATCGAGACCGGCCAGGTCATCACGACCGGCCTCATCAACGTGCGGCGCTTCCAGGAGCGCGGCGGCGAGGTCCGTGTCATGGCGGAGCTGCTCGGACGCAAGGTCTATCTGAACGACGGCAGCGGTCGCGCGGTCATCGAGGATGTCGCCATCGAGCGTAATCGCCTCGGTGAGTGGGACATCGGCCAGCTCTTCCTGCGGCGCCCGAAGACGAGCGCCTCGCCCTTCGCGAAGGGCCCCACCACGTTCGCGAACTGGACCGAGATCCGCGAGGAGCAGGTCCCCGGCGAGGCGCAGTCCGCCGAGCAGCTCGTGGCCAGCTACTCCGAGCTCAAGGCCGCCGACCTCGCCAACACCCTTCTCGACCTTCCAGAGGATCGCCTCATCGAGGTCGCCGAAGAACTCACCGACGACCGGCTCGCCGACGCGCTCGAGGAGATGCCCGAAGGCGATCAGGTGCACATCCTCGAGGCCCTCGGCGACGAGCGCGCCGCCGACATCCTCGACGCGATGGAGCCCGACGACGCGGCGGACCTGCTCGGTCAGTTGCCGGAAGCGCGGCTGGAAGAGCTCCTGGACCTGATGGAGCCCGAAGAGGCCGACGACGTCCGCGCGCTGCTGCAGTACGGCCCCGACACCGCGGGTGGTCTGATGACGCCCGAGCCCATCGTGCTGTCCGCCGACGCGACGGTGGCCGAGGCGCTGGCGCTCATCCGCCGCCACGAGCTGCACCCTGCGCTCGCGGCCGCCGTCTTCGTGACGCTCCCGCCGTACGAGACGCCGACCGGTCGCCTGCTGGGAACGGTGCATTTCCAACGGATGCTGCGCTATCCCCCGCACGAGCGTCTGGGCGCGATCATCGACGACACGCTCGACCCGGTACCCGCGCAGTCCTCCGCCGCGGGAGTCGCGCGTATGCTCGCCAGCTACAACCTCGTGTCGCTCCCGGTCGTCGACCAGGCGCACCGCCTCGTCGGCGCGGTCAGCGTCGACGATGTGCTGGACTACCTGCTGCCCGAGGACTGGCGTTCGCACGACGGTGACGACGACGCCCCGAAGGCGCCGGCATCCGTTCCGACGACCACCGCAAGCATCCCGAGGCGGCGATGA
- a CDS encoding DUF1003 domain-containing protein: MARSPRRSSLDAPLGRSGLLGRNPQGSSDSFGRFSEAFARAMGTSGFLIGMTIFVTVWLLWNSLMPVELQFDPKATNFTLLTLILSLQASYAAPLILLAQNRQDDRDRVQIEQDRQRAERNLADTEYLAREIVALRMAVADFQGEIMTKDVLRAELRSMLEKLDDRGEREGR; the protein is encoded by the coding sequence ATGGCGCGGTCTCCTCGCCGCTCGTCGCTGGACGCGCCTCTCGGGCGCTCCGGACTCCTCGGGCGCAACCCGCAGGGATCGAGCGACAGCTTCGGGCGATTCTCGGAGGCGTTCGCCCGCGCGATGGGCACCTCCGGGTTCCTCATCGGGATGACGATCTTCGTCACGGTGTGGCTGCTGTGGAACTCGCTCATGCCGGTCGAGCTGCAGTTCGACCCGAAAGCGACGAACTTCACCCTGCTGACGCTCATCCTGTCGCTGCAGGCGTCCTACGCGGCACCGCTCATCCTGCTCGCGCAGAACCGTCAGGACGACCGCGACCGCGTGCAGATCGAGCAGGACCGCCAGCGCGCCGAGCGCAACCTGGCCGACACCGAGTACCTCGCGCGGGAGATCGTGGCGCTGCGCATGGCCGTCGCCGACTTCCAGGGCGAGATCATGACCAAGGACGTGCTGCGCGCCGAACTGCGATCGATGCTCGAGAAGCTCGACGACCGCGGCGAGCGGGAAGGCCGATGA
- a CDS encoding Mrp/NBP35 family ATP-binding protein translates to MTADDLVDAVRRSVGAVVDPELRRPISDLDMVRDIAVDDGIAHVGIVLTIVGCPAAARIESDVRSAAASVPGVTGVDLTIGVMTPDERRGLTERLRGGRAAREMPFGPESLTRVIAVTSGKGGVGKSTVTANLAVALARRGLAVGLIDADVHGFSIPGLLGLTGPDGAAPAPTRIDDLMLPAVAYGVKTISIGMFLRRGNDDGPLGAVAWRGPMLHRTVQQFLTDVYFGDLDVLLIDMPPGTGDVAISVGQFLPHAEVLVVTTPQSAAADVAVRSGLVARQTGQRVIGVVENMAALTLPDGTQLELFGSGGGAAVAAALSTDGNEVRVRASIPLSVALRADSDAGAPVVATHPDDPAAVAIEQLAASLVAEPRGLAGRPLPFTPR, encoded by the coding sequence ATGACCGCCGACGACCTCGTCGATGCCGTCCGCCGCAGTGTGGGCGCCGTCGTCGACCCCGAACTTCGCCGCCCCATCTCCGACCTCGACATGGTCCGCGACATCGCCGTCGACGACGGGATCGCCCACGTCGGCATCGTGCTGACGATCGTCGGATGCCCCGCCGCTGCGCGCATCGAATCCGACGTGCGCTCGGCTGCGGCATCCGTTCCCGGCGTCACGGGCGTCGACCTCACGATCGGCGTGATGACTCCCGACGAGCGGCGTGGTCTCACCGAGCGACTGCGCGGCGGACGCGCGGCGCGGGAGATGCCGTTCGGCCCCGAGTCGCTGACCCGTGTGATCGCCGTCACCAGCGGCAAGGGCGGTGTCGGCAAGTCCACCGTCACGGCGAACCTCGCGGTGGCACTGGCCCGACGCGGACTCGCCGTCGGACTCATCGATGCCGATGTGCACGGGTTCTCCATCCCTGGGCTGCTCGGGTTGACCGGTCCGGACGGCGCGGCGCCCGCGCCGACCCGCATCGACGACCTCATGCTGCCGGCGGTCGCGTACGGCGTGAAGACCATTTCGATCGGCATGTTCCTGCGGCGCGGCAACGACGACGGCCCCCTCGGCGCCGTCGCCTGGCGCGGACCGATGCTGCACCGGACGGTGCAGCAGTTCCTCACCGACGTGTACTTCGGCGACCTCGACGTGCTGCTCATCGACATGCCGCCCGGCACCGGCGACGTCGCGATCTCGGTGGGGCAGTTCCTGCCGCACGCCGAGGTGCTGGTCGTCACGACGCCGCAGAGCGCGGCGGCCGATGTGGCCGTCCGCAGCGGTCTGGTCGCCCGTCAGACCGGTCAGCGGGTGATCGGCGTCGTGGAGAACATGGCCGCCCTCACACTGCCGGACGGCACCCAGCTGGAGCTGTTCGGCTCCGGCGGCGGAGCGGCCGTCGCGGCCGCCCTGTCCACGGACGGCAACGAGGTGCGCGTGCGGGCGTCGATCCCGCTCAGCGTCGCCCTGCGTGCGGACAGCGATGCCGGAGCACCGGTGGTCGCGACGCACCCCGACGATCCCGCAGCGGTCGCGATCGAGCAGCTTGCGGCGAGCCTCGTCGCCGAACCGCGGGGCCTGGCCGGACGGCCGCTCCCGTTCACACCGCGCTGA
- a CDS encoding O-methyltransferase — MGDQDANYRFAAEATVEPEHIARARAHAMELGANPISAPVGAQIAVLSAASQALNIVEIGTGAGVSGLWLLHGSPRATLTTIDNEPEHLNAARQAFAEAKVPPARARFIAGRAFDVLPRMNEASYDIVLVDADPEGVIEYVEHGLRLVRAGGTVLVPRVMGAGAVADPVRRDAVTTAYRSLIQETQSSPAVIGALSIVGEGLLQLTTLQSTV, encoded by the coding sequence ATGGGCGATCAGGACGCGAACTATCGGTTCGCCGCAGAGGCGACGGTCGAGCCCGAGCACATCGCCCGCGCTCGTGCGCACGCCATGGAGCTGGGTGCGAACCCGATCAGTGCACCCGTGGGGGCGCAGATCGCGGTGCTGTCGGCGGCATCCCAAGCGCTGAACATCGTCGAGATCGGCACCGGCGCGGGAGTCTCCGGACTCTGGCTGCTGCACGGCTCGCCCCGCGCGACGCTCACCACCATCGACAACGAGCCCGAGCACCTCAACGCGGCGCGGCAGGCGTTCGCCGAGGCGAAGGTGCCACCGGCACGGGCGCGCTTCATCGCGGGCAGGGCCTTCGACGTCCTCCCCCGCATGAACGAGGCGTCTTACGACATCGTCCTGGTCGACGCCGATCCGGAGGGCGTGATCGAGTACGTCGAGCACGGCCTGCGCCTGGTGCGCGCCGGCGGCACCGTCCTCGTGCCGCGCGTGATGGGTGCCGGCGCGGTCGCCGATCCCGTCCGACGCGATGCGGTCACCACGGCATACCGGTCGCTGATCCAGGAGACGCAGTCCTCCCCCGCCGTCATCGGCGCGCTGTCGATCGTCGGCGAAGGCCTGCTGCAGCTCACCACTCTCCAGTCGACGGTCTGA
- a CDS encoding DUF3117 domain-containing protein — MAAMKPRTGDGPMEAVKEGRLIVVRVPLEGGGRLVVSVNDAEAKELYEVLGGVVAPA, encoded by the coding sequence ATGGCAGCCATGAAGCCGAGAACCGGAGACGGGCCGATGGAGGCCGTGAAGGAGGGACGCCTCATTGTCGTTCGTGTTCCTCTCGAAGGCGGCGGACGCCTCGTCGTGTCCGTGAACGATGCTGAGGCCAAGGAGCTTTACGAAGTGCTCGGTGGGGTCGTCGCCCCCGCCTGA
- the dapE gene encoding succinyl-diaminopimelate desuccinylase, with amino-acid sequence MPQLDLSASSIDLTRAICDIPSVSGDEQTLADAIEAAVRDLPHLDFYRDGDTMVARTQLGRAQRVVIAGHIDTVPINDNLPTRDIEIDGEPFVWGRGTVDMKAGVAVQLKLAAELTDPRVDITWMWYDHEEVDADLNGLTRLARTRPDLFAGDFAILGEPSNGQVEGGCNGNLRALVRTHGVRAHSARAWVGENAIHHAAPILARLADYVPQEVAVEGLVYREGLNAVRIRGGIAGNVIPDLCEVEVNYRFAPSTSAEQAAQYVREVFEGFEVEVVDLADGARPGLDAPLAQEFVAAVGAEPRPKYGWTDVARFSALGVPAVNYGPGDPQLAHHDQERVPHAQIVDVERGLRSWLTAL; translated from the coding sequence ATGCCGCAGCTCGATCTCTCCGCCAGTTCCATCGATCTCACGCGGGCGATCTGCGACATCCCGAGTGTCTCCGGTGACGAGCAGACCCTCGCCGATGCGATCGAGGCCGCCGTGCGCGACCTTCCGCACCTGGACTTCTACCGCGACGGCGACACCATGGTCGCCCGCACGCAGCTGGGCCGCGCCCAGCGCGTCGTGATCGCCGGTCACATCGACACGGTGCCGATCAACGACAACCTGCCGACGCGCGACATCGAGATCGATGGCGAGCCGTTCGTATGGGGCCGCGGTACCGTCGACATGAAGGCCGGTGTCGCCGTGCAGCTGAAGCTCGCGGCAGAGCTGACCGATCCCCGCGTCGACATCACCTGGATGTGGTACGACCACGAAGAGGTCGACGCCGACCTGAACGGACTGACACGGCTGGCGCGCACGCGCCCGGACCTGTTCGCCGGCGACTTCGCGATCCTCGGAGAGCCGTCCAACGGCCAGGTCGAAGGCGGCTGCAACGGCAACCTGCGGGCTCTCGTGCGCACGCACGGCGTCCGGGCGCACAGTGCCCGCGCGTGGGTGGGCGAGAACGCCATCCACCACGCAGCGCCCATCCTGGCGCGTCTGGCGGACTATGTGCCGCAGGAGGTGGCGGTGGAGGGACTCGTCTACCGCGAGGGACTGAACGCCGTGCGCATCCGCGGCGGGATCGCCGGCAACGTCATCCCCGACCTGTGCGAGGTCGAGGTCAACTACCGCTTCGCGCCCAGCACGAGCGCGGAACAGGCCGCGCAGTACGTGCGCGAGGTGTTCGAGGGGTTCGAGGTCGAGGTGGTCGACCTCGCCGACGGTGCACGGCCGGGGCTCGACGCGCCGCTCGCGCAGGAGTTCGTCGCCGCCGTCGGTGCCGAACCGCGCCCCAAGTACGGCTGGACCGATGTCGCGCGCTTCTCCGCGCTCGGGGTTCCCGCGGTCAACTACGGCCCCGGTGACCCCCAGCTCGCCCACCACGACCAGGAGCGCGTGCCGCACGCGCAGATCGTGGATGTCGAGCGCGGACTCCGATCGTGGCTGACGGCGCTCTGA
- the dapD gene encoding 2,3,4,5-tetrahydropyridine-2,6-dicarboxylate N-succinyltransferase: MSDERWVWGVGLATVCDESGSAPGTVLDTWFPEPLSGRLPLGYDPAMPPAPLEQLAVPDTRRAVTVETVAIEIDLAAAPTSTSDAYLRLHALSHRLAAPNEVSLDGIFGFLPNVAWTNAGPMHPDDYTRLRPFLQRDGIQVQGLDKFPRLLDYVTPVGVRIADASRVRLGAYLSPGTTVMHEGFVNFNAGTLGASMVEGRISQGVTVGDGSDIGGGASIMGTLSGGGTHRVSVGARTLLGANAGIGISLGDDCVVEAGLYVTAGSKIVLADGPALHDGSRPTVKGSELSGRDGILFRRNSLTGAVEAVQRAGVGVTLNEALHA, encoded by the coding sequence ATGAGCGATGAACGATGGGTCTGGGGCGTCGGCCTCGCGACGGTGTGCGACGAGTCCGGATCGGCCCCCGGGACGGTGCTGGACACGTGGTTCCCCGAGCCCCTGTCCGGCCGACTGCCGCTGGGCTATGACCCGGCGATGCCGCCCGCCCCGCTGGAGCAGCTCGCCGTGCCCGACACACGCCGGGCCGTGACGGTCGAGACGGTCGCCATCGAGATCGACCTGGCCGCCGCGCCGACCTCCACCTCGGATGCCTACCTGCGCTTGCACGCCCTGTCGCACCGCCTGGCGGCCCCCAACGAGGTCAGCCTCGACGGAATCTTCGGCTTCCTGCCCAATGTCGCGTGGACCAACGCCGGGCCGATGCATCCCGATGACTACACGCGTCTGCGTCCGTTCCTGCAGCGCGACGGCATCCAGGTGCAGGGGCTCGACAAGTTCCCGCGTCTGCTGGACTACGTGACGCCCGTCGGCGTGCGCATCGCCGATGCCTCCCGCGTGCGCCTGGGCGCGTACCTCTCCCCCGGCACGACCGTCATGCACGAGGGCTTCGTCAACTTCAACGCCGGCACCCTCGGCGCCTCGATGGTCGAAGGCCGCATCTCGCAGGGCGTCACCGTCGGCGACGGCAGCGACATCGGCGGCGGCGCCTCCATCATGGGCACGCTCTCCGGCGGCGGCACGCACCGCGTGTCGGTCGGGGCCCGAACACTGCTCGGCGCCAATGCCGGGATCGGGATCTCGCTCGGCGACGACTGCGTCGTGGAGGCGGGCCTGTACGTCACCGCAGGGTCGAAGATCGTGCTCGCAGACGGCCCGGCCCTGCACGACGGCTCGCGTCCGACCGTCAAGGGGTCAGAGCTGTCCGGTCGTGACGGCATCCTGTTCCGTCGCAACTCGCTCACCGGCGCGGTCGAGGCAGTCCAGCGCGCCGGCGTCGGCGTCACGCTCAACGAGGCGCTGCACGCGTAG
- the ppk2 gene encoding polyphosphate kinase 2, protein MRKRLYESELKELQARLVDMQAWVQQTGARIVVIFEGRDAAGKGSTIKRVSEYLNPRVTRVVALPTPSERDKTRWYFQRYVPHLPAAGEIVLMDRSWYNRAGVEHVMGYCTNEQYHRFLHQAPIFERMLVEDGIILLKYWFSVSDVEQEARFRSRAEDPMRRWKLSPNDVLSITRWEDYSRAKDTMFVHTDIPEAPWFEVDSDDKRRSRINMIAHLLSQVPYELVERTDIQVPPRPESGGYVRPPRDWTTHVPDHAAEVEARHAALRSAEHG, encoded by the coding sequence ATGCGCAAGAGGCTCTACGAATCCGAGTTGAAGGAACTGCAGGCGCGTCTCGTCGACATGCAGGCCTGGGTCCAGCAGACCGGCGCGCGCATCGTGGTGATCTTCGAGGGCCGGGATGCCGCGGGCAAGGGGTCGACCATCAAGCGCGTGTCGGAGTACCTGAACCCGCGGGTCACTCGGGTGGTGGCGCTGCCGACGCCCAGTGAGCGCGACAAGACCCGGTGGTACTTCCAGCGTTACGTGCCGCATCTCCCCGCGGCCGGCGAGATCGTCCTGATGGACCGCTCCTGGTACAACCGGGCGGGTGTCGAGCACGTGATGGGCTACTGCACGAACGAGCAGTACCACCGGTTCCTGCACCAGGCGCCGATCTTCGAACGGATGCTCGTCGAAGACGGCATCATCCTGCTGAAGTACTGGTTCAGTGTCTCGGATGTCGAGCAGGAGGCCCGGTTCCGCTCCCGCGCGGAGGATCCGATGCGGCGCTGGAAGCTCAGCCCGAACGATGTGCTGTCGATCACCAGATGGGAGGACTACTCGCGCGCGAAGGACACGATGTTCGTGCACACCGACATTCCGGAAGCGCCCTGGTTCGAGGTGGACAGCGACGACAAGCGTCGCAGCCGCATCAACATGATTGCGCACCTGCTCTCCCAGGTGCCGTACGAGCTCGTGGAGCGCACGGATATCCAGGTTCCCCCGCGTCCCGAGTCGGGAGGCTATGTGCGGCCTCCACGGGACTGGACGACGCACGTCCCCGACCACGCCGCCGAAGTCGAAGCGCGTCACGCCGCTCTCAGATCGGCAGAGCACGGCTGA